From the genome of Candidatus Defluviilinea proxima:
GCATCAGCGTCGGCCGGGTCTTTTGCTACGATATAGCTCAAGCAACCGGGCATATCAGTAGCGCTTTCCAATAAGATGGACATCAGCGCATCACGTTCGCCGGCGTTCGCTTTTATCTTTCCGATCAATCCGTACATTTTTTAGGATCCCTTTCTAAAACATTACCAGTTGAGTCTCTGCCCGCCTGCCATTCAACAACAGGAATGGAGCGGCGCGTGCGACAACGATGCCCAATTTGCGGAGCGAGGTCAGGTCACTTAATTTTCCTGTTCGCCGTGCGGACAAAATCGCCTCTGCTCCTTTCAACCCGATGCCTGGTACGCGCAACAATTGACTTTTCTCTGCTCGATTAATTTCTATCGGGCGCTCGATAAGATTCATCTGCGCCCATGCCAGCTTGGGGTCGGTGGGGAGGGGGAGATTACCGTTATTTGTGAATGGCATTTCTTCGAGGTCAAATCCATAATCGCGCAACAGAAATGACGCTTGATACAAGCGATGTTCGCGCAATGGATCAACGGCGGCTTTGTTCTCGAGTGGCGTATCGTGGATGGGATGGAACGCAGAGAAGTAGGCACGTTTGAGTCGTACGTTTTTCATCAACCAATCGGTTGTTGTGAGTAATTCCAAGTCACTTTCATCCGCGCCGCCCGCCACGAACTGAGTCACCGTGGATGGGTATTTTCCATTCCAGAATTTGTAGGCGGGTTGTGAACGGCGAATCTCTTCAACCCACTTCAAAGGCTGTAACAACTCTTCGAGAAATGTCTTATGCGGAGCAAGCCTTGCAAGCCGCTCAGTGTTCGGCGCTTCCAAATTGACCGAGACTCGGTCGGCGAGTTGCATGGCGCGTTCCACTTGTCCGCGCTCGGAGCCGGGCATGATCTTGAGATGCATGTACCCGCGATAGCCAAGCCGCTTGCGGAGGATCTCGGCTGTATCGAGAATCTTGTTTTGTGTGTTGGCTCCGCCGGCCGCAATGCCCGAACTGAGGAAGATGCCTTCGGCCATATTGGCTGTGTTCAACTTCATGAACAACTCGGCAAATTCCTGCGGCTTGAACGTGGCGCGGCGGAAGTCACGTCCCGCACGGAAGGGACAGTAATAACAGTCCCGCTCACAAGCGGACGAGAGCAGGGTTTTTAATAATTTGATCTGTTTGCCGTTGGGGAGTTGTGCCGGATGAACGAACGCGGCGTCTTTTTCTTTCGGGGTGAAATAGGTAGGCTTGGCGCCGGTCTGAGCGGAGCCGTTAGGCGAAGTCGAAGACAGCGCTTCGTCTGCGGACGATGCTCCGCTCGTCCTCCGCTCAGCGCGGGTTTCTTCCGCATGTTCCAATTCCATCTGACTGGAAAGCATCTTAAGCGTACCGATTGCGTCCATAAATCGATTATAGAACATATTTTCTGTTTTATCAAGATACTTTTCCGATGTTCAGATGAAAGTTCGGACATTTTCTTTTTGCCGCAGGTCGACGATGTGAGCGGCTAGCGACCGAAGGGTTTCCTGTGCTACTGAATCTGGGGTGGGGGAGCTACAGCAGGGGCGGGTGGTTTGACGATGACAAAACGATTCTTCTTTTTATCGCGGATGGCTTGTTCATATACACCGAGCAGTTTATTTGTCAAATACTCGATGTTGAAGGACAGCGCTTTTTTATACGCCGCCTCCGCGAACTTCTGCATTCTATCTGGATTTGAGAGAAGTTTTATGATCCCGGCGGCCAATGCCTCAGCATTATTCTCAACAAGATAGCCCTGTTGCCCGTGTTTGAGGATATCGCGTGTGCCGCTCGCATCCACTGCTACAACAGGCAGACCAGCCGCCATGGCTTCAAGTGTTGCAAGTCCCTGGGTTTCTGTGATGGACGCAAAGCCAAATAAGTTGGCGGCTTTCATGTAGGAGGGGATTTCGGAAAATGAAAGCGCGCCGGTAAATGTCACCCGTCTGCGAATTCCAAGTTCCTTTGCCAGACCTTCAAGGGTGTTTCTATCCTGCCCATCGCCGATCAAGACAAGGCGGAACTGGGGGAAATCCTTTAGAACCAGGGCAGTAGCCTGCAATAAAAGCGGCCAGTTCTTTTCCGGCGCGAGTCTGCCGACAGAAATCATCACTGTATCGTTTTCCCAATTCCGTTTCTTGCGGATCTTTTCCCCGCTGGCTGTGCGATAGGCTTCAAGATCAATACCTGTAGGAATAACAGTAAAGTTGTTTTTTAAACCATAATCATTGACCAGTATTTCGCGCATACTCTCCGAAGGGATAATGATATGTTGACAACGTCGCATGAAATCCTGCAACCAACGATCCATGGCGTTCTTTATAAAATTCTGGACTGCTTCCATTGGAAAGGGGATGTAGTGTGTGTACTCACGATACTGAGTATGGAAGGTAAATACCAGGGGCAGGTTAAGTTCCTGCGCTTTTGTTGCAGCGGTTTGCCCAAGCAGGAAGGGATGATGCGTGTGGATCACATCCAGTTTGACAGCGGGTAGGAGGTGGTCTATAAAAGAGGAGATGGGGATCACAGCTGAAACATCAACTTCTGTCGGCAGGCTCAGGCTTGGATAGCGAAAGATGAACGGGTCTTTGTCCACATAGTCCGCGTGTTCCTGCGCAAAGATGAATACATTGTGACCCTGGCGGGTAAGTTCATCTCGAAACGAACGTATGGAGCGGACGACCCCGCTGATCACCGGAAGATAGGTGTTCGTGAAATTGGCGATGTGCATGGTTACTCCTTTTCATCCTTGCTAACAGAGGAGACGATATCGGTTTTTGGTTTCATAAAATATTCAAGTACATAATAGGCATACACAACCATGCCGGCATTCCACGAGAGCGGCGACTCAGACTTATACCAGAAGCTGGATAATGGCTTCCCGTCCGGGCCATACACCTCGTGTACCTGTTGATCACGCACAATGACCCCTGCGATGCGTGACAGGATGGCATGTGCCTCCTCGGGGCGTCCCACGCGGGCAAGCGCAATAACATGCCACGCTCCGATCCAAAGCCAGGCGGCATCTGTGTGATAATTTGCCACGCCACCCAGACGGTTTTCAAGCGCGATCAAGTGACGTGGATAAGGTGGGTAAGCGACTTTGGTTGGGACCGGGTTCGCCATACCAGTAATGATCAGCGCATCCACAATGGAGTTTGCCTGCTCCGTGGATGCCAATCCCCAGGCAATTGCCAGTAGATTCCCACTGCTGGTTAATTGGTCGAGCGCGTCACTGGCGGCGAAGTACCCCAATTCAGGACGCCAAAGATGCTGTTGAATTGCGTCTGCGACCCGTTCCGCTTTTTTTGCGTAAAAGGATATTTGATCTTTCAACTCAAAATGTGACGCGGCTTCAGACATCTCCTGCAACGCTTTCCAGTAAATCACATTTGTATACAGTACGCGCCCGTTGCGGGCAATGCTGTCTGCCCAATCTGCGAAGGCTCCCTGAGTGAGCAGGCCATCTGTAATATCCTGGATGGAGGCCTCCGTCCAGGATATGGCTTTGCAGAGAGCCTCCCAGTGCGTTTTTAGAAATTCGTGGTCCTCTGTCTGAAAGCTGTAGTGGATGGCCGCGATCACCATCAGGCATTGACCATCCAACGAGGGGGTACCGTGTCCACTCAGATATTTGGGGCGCAGGGGGATTTCGGTGGATTGTTCTCTTTCAAGAAGGGAGTGCATAAAACGAGTCACCACGCCCATGGAATGTAGTTTGACCGGGAATTGCCCTTCGGGTGTTTGGTGATCGAGAAACGCCTCCAGGGTGTCTTTTACCACCTTGAATTCCTTCAAAGCCAGCAAGCCGTAGGATGCGAAACTAAAATCACGTGCCCAACTCTCGCGGAAGTTGCGATAGCCGGCATCCAGGATCTCTCTTATCTTTCTTTTCCCAAAGCGGCGTATTTCAATTGCTGAACGGAGGTTATCTGCCGCGATGAACAAGGCATGCGCTTCGACTGTATCGAAATCATCGGCTTTGGATAACACGGCACGCGATATGAGCCTTGGCTGTTTGAGGATGGTGCGCATATATTGATACGCGATCAGGGATGCGATCCCTGCGGTTGCCCCAATGACCACGCCCTTGATAAAGCTGGGAAGGTCGACACTTTTTTTAGAATGCATAAATACATTATAGTCTCGTAAGTTAAGTAAACATTTAAGAGCAATGTCACTTGGGCAGAGGAAGCCAACTGGCTATACTGATTGACAATAACTCGTCCGGAACGAAATAATGCGGCCGAGGGACAAAACAGGAGATCTTATGTGTGAATTCTGCACCCAACACGGAGAGGGGAAGAAGTGGTATCTGACGATGGAGAACTATTCCATCGAATTGCTGAATCAGGATAACCGTCGGAAATACGCGGCGGAGTTCCTGAACGGATTCCACAAACGAGTCCCGCCCAGCATCCAGCAATTGGACAAGATCCGCAAGACGCCGTTGATGAAGCTGGCGAAGCCCATCCTGACGATGAACCAAAAAGCGGACCACTACGGACAGGTGGTGCCGATGGAAGATGTGGAAAAGATCTTCGGCATGGTGCAGGGAGCGGTGCGCCTGCCGTGCGTGTGCCGGCGCGTGACCACGGGCAATATGAACGCGCGCTATTGCTACGGCCTGACGTTGGATAAGGAACTGTACAACACGCTCGATGACTCGTTCAGCCTTGAAACGTTGACGAGGGATGAAGCGCTCGACTCAATTCGCAAATTGGACAAGGAAGGACTCGTCCATTCGGTGTGGACGTTCAAGACGCCGTTCATCGGCGGCCTGTGCAACTGCGACCAGGATTGCATGGCCTATCGCATCACGCATGCTCGCAAAGATTACCCCGTGCTGTTCCGCGCGGAATGGGTGGCCGAAGTTTCAGTGGATGCATGCAACGGATGCCGACTGTGTATGCGTCAATGCCAGTATGGGGCGATACGATATTCCTCGAACAACAAGAAAGTGACCATCGACCCGACCGCCTGTTACGGATGCGGCGCCTGCCGCGCCAGTTGCAACAAGGATGCGATCACGCTTTCACCGCGCGAGAGTGTGAGAGGGGCGGCAGGGGTGTGGTAACGTAAAGACCTCGGAGATTTTTAAAATCTCCGAGGTCTGACAGGTTTATAATTTGGATACCCCATCACAGCAGGGGAGAGGTGATAAATGGCAAATGCGGAAAAGGTTGTTGATTATGTTTCAAGTGTACTTTCAAACTTAATTCCGAAACCAGCGGATGCAGTTCTCAAACCGCTTATCAAACCTGTAGGGGACAATCTCAAGGCGTGGCTTGCCGACAAAGAGACACAGAAAGCCTTGCTTAAGGCCGCTGAAGGCGCGGAAAGTGATTTTCGTGAACAGGCAAAAGAGAAATTTGGGAATGACGATCTAACTCAAGTTGTAGCAAGTTTTCCAATCCACAACGGGGATTTGTTTCAAGCCATTCTTCAGAGCCTACCGTTACATTTCAATGAAACATTTTTAGCAAGCCATATCAGCGATGACCTTTCAAAATATTGGTCGGGTGAATTTTCTGCAGATCAAATCAAAGAAGCAGCCGCCCTTTATATTGATTGTCTACGTGTAAGACTCTTGCATGTCAACGGCTTTGCGGATATCGTCACGCGCTTAGCCATTCTTCGCACGGACAGACGAACAGAAGATATTCTGGAGATCGTAAAAGAAATTCTTTCCTTGCTTTCCGAGTTAATGCAAAAAAGAAGTAAGGAAACTATCTTCCGTTCCCTTCACCAACTCCCTCAACCGCCCGCGGACTTTACAGGGCGCGAAGAACTCATCGAGCAACTCACCAGCGATTTCACATCACACAAAGGCGCCACCATCAGCGGGCTGACAGGCATGGGCGGGATCGGCAAAACTGTGCTAGGACTTGAAGTTGCGCACAAAATAGCTGACAACTTTCCCGATGCGCAGATTTTCCTTGACCTGAAAGGCACAACTACACCTTTGAGTGCTTTGGATATTGTCCGCCACGTTATTCTCTCCTTCGAGCCGACCGCAGACTTGCGCGGACTGGATGAAACAAATATGCAGGGCGCGTATCAATCTGTTTTGCATGGCAAGAAAGCTCTACTATTCTTCGACAACGCCCGTTCTGCGGACCAGATCGCGTCCCTGCGCTCGTCAGAGACTTGTGCCATGTTCGTTACTTCGCGTTGGACATTCAGTGTACCAGGCTTGGAAAACCGTCGTGTTGATTTGATGGGGGAGGGTGAAGCTGAAGATTTTTTATTCGAACTATGCCCACGAATCGGCGATAAGGCTGCAGAACTTGCAAAAGCATGCTCTTATTTACCTTTGGCATTGCGTATTGCAGGAAGCTTTTTGAGTGTAAACAGCGATTGGCTCATTGAAAAATACTTGGCCGAACTTAATGACCGCAAAAAACGACTTCAAGTGCTCAAGCAGAGCCACGATGATGCAGAATTAACAGCCGAGCCTGATTTGCTTGCCACATTCGAGTTGAGTTACAACCAGCTCTCAGAAGAAAATCAAAAACACTGGCGTGCATTGGGAATATTTCCGACCACATTTACTCAAAAAGATGCCAAAACTATTTGTAGCTTGGATGAAACTGGAGCAATTAAGTCTCTTAGTTTGTTTAGGCGATACAGTATTCTTGATTATGATGAATTTTCACGACGATACAAAATGCATGATTTGTTTGTAGATTTCGCTTTTGGAAAAATGAATGAGAAAGAATTTTACAACGTTCATATTATGCATGCATTTTATGCTGTCGCTATTTTGCGAGAAGCAAACAGACTTTATTCGCTCGGCGGCAATGGAATATTTGAAGGTTTACAGTTGTTCGACAATGAATTTCAGCAAATTCAATCTGCTCACAGATGGATAGTTGAAAACATGAGTGGAAATCGACTAGTCACAGAACTAGTTATGCATTTTACGAATGATGGTGGCCCCTGTATAAGCTTACGCTTATTGCCTAGGCAAAGAATTGAGTGGTCAGAAGTTAGTGCTCTTGCGGCTCGACACTTGGGGAACCGTGATGCAGAGGCGGCTGAGTTTGTGGCTTTAACTGTTGCCTATGTAGATTCAGGGGATTTTTATAAGGCAATCGAAATAGGTGAGCAAGCATTAAATATCACAAGAAAGCTTGCAAATCCACAAAGCATCGGTCACGCGCTTGGCAATTTAGGGATTGCACATATTGAATTAAATCATGTTGAAAAAGCAATTGCTTACCATGAAGAATCGCTGGCGATTTTCCGCAAAATCAATGATCTTCGCGGTCAAGGTAATGCATTGGGCAATTTAGGAAAGGCATACTCACACATTCAAGAATATCAAAAAGGCCTTGATTGTTATAAACAAGCATTGGTAATTGCAAGCCAGTTAGGTGACCGTCGGATGGAACGTGGTGCATCCAGTGGAATTGGCTGGGCGTCGTTAGCAATGGGAGATCCACATACTGCCCAGATTCATGCGGAAGACGCATTGTCAATCGGTCGCGTACTTCAGGACTATAGCGGTGAAGCTGAAGCGCTTGGCATTTTGGGAAGAGTTAATGTCGCTTTGGGCAATCCTGATGAAGGAGTTGCTTGCTTTAGACAACAGTTTGATGCTTACCAAAAAAGCGAAAATGGAATGGGACAAGTAAAAGCACTCGGTAATATAGCTAAAACTTATTCTGAAATGGGAATTTCTGAAAACGCAATCGTTTCATGGGAAAAACAATATACTATTGCAACTCAGATAAATTACCGCGAAGGAGAGGCTGAGGCTCTTGGCAACATCGCCAGGGAGTATTCAATTCGTGGTAATCACCACATGGTTATAAAGTATTATGAACAAGCTTTGGTGATTATTCGAGAAATAAATGATGTTGATTATGAATGCAAAATATTAGGCTATCTTGGTTTTGCATATCGGAGCGTTGGTAATCCTGAACAGGCGATTGAAAAATACGAACAACAATTGGTAATTTTGCGTAAGATGCAAGATTTTTCAGAAGAAGGTTATGCCCTTGGTGACTTAGGGAGTGCGTACTATGAGGCGGGTAACAAGGAAAAGGGCATTCATATTATGAAACAGGCGTTGGAAATTCTTGAGAAACGTGAATTACCTGAGGCATCTCGTGCGCGGGAAATATTGCGCGAATGGGGTGGTTAGAAGAGTAGGGCAGGGGAGGGATTCGGATGGATGAATGGTGAGCGTGGAATGATGCATTGGGTTCAACGTGCAAACCTTCTAACCTACAACTTTTCCTGCATTCATCTTTCATCATTCTAGCTTCTTCATTTCACAATGGGGGAGGTTCTTTGCCCTCGCTTTAGGCAGGTGTCCTAAAATCTCTCTTATGGTTTCGATAAGTATTATTATCAAAAGCATTGACAAGAACGGTCAAATTCGTATAATGAAGGCCATGACAGCCCCTGAGCCGCAGTCCCTGACGATCTCTGATGCAATGAGCAAGTATTTGGATATGGTGAAGCTCTCTCGCAGTAGGCACACAATGCTTGCGTATAAAAATGCGTTACAGATCTTCCGCAGTGTGCTTGTGGAACGATGGCTGGAACCTGATACCACCCC
Proteins encoded in this window:
- a CDS encoding glycosyltransferase gives rise to the protein MHIANFTNTYLPVISGVVRSIRSFRDELTRQGHNVFIFAQEHADYVDKDPFIFRYPSLSLPTEVDVSAVIPISSFIDHLLPAVKLDVIHTHHPFLLGQTAATKAQELNLPLVFTFHTQYREYTHYIPFPMEAVQNFIKNAMDRWLQDFMRRCQHIIIPSESMREILVNDYGLKNNFTVIPTGIDLEAYRTASGEKIRKKRNWENDTVMISVGRLAPEKNWPLLLQATALVLKDFPQFRLVLIGDGQDRNTLEGLAKELGIRRRVTFTGALSFSEIPSYMKAANLFGFASITETQGLATLEAMAAGLPVVAVDASGTRDILKHGQQGYLVENNAEALAAGIIKLLSNPDRMQKFAEAAYKKALSFNIEYLTNKLLGVYEQAIRDKKKNRFVIVKPPAPAVAPPPQIQ
- a CDS encoding tetratricopeptide repeat protein, which codes for MANAEKVVDYVSSVLSNLIPKPADAVLKPLIKPVGDNLKAWLADKETQKALLKAAEGAESDFREQAKEKFGNDDLTQVVASFPIHNGDLFQAILQSLPLHFNETFLASHISDDLSKYWSGEFSADQIKEAAALYIDCLRVRLLHVNGFADIVTRLAILRTDRRTEDILEIVKEILSLLSELMQKRSKETIFRSLHQLPQPPADFTGREELIEQLTSDFTSHKGATISGLTGMGGIGKTVLGLEVAHKIADNFPDAQIFLDLKGTTTPLSALDIVRHVILSFEPTADLRGLDETNMQGAYQSVLHGKKALLFFDNARSADQIASLRSSETCAMFVTSRWTFSVPGLENRRVDLMGEGEAEDFLFELCPRIGDKAAELAKACSYLPLALRIAGSFLSVNSDWLIEKYLAELNDRKKRLQVLKQSHDDAELTAEPDLLATFELSYNQLSEENQKHWRALGIFPTTFTQKDAKTICSLDETGAIKSLSLFRRYSILDYDEFSRRYKMHDLFVDFAFGKMNEKEFYNVHIMHAFYAVAILREANRLYSLGGNGIFEGLQLFDNEFQQIQSAHRWIVENMSGNRLVTELVMHFTNDGGPCISLRLLPRQRIEWSEVSALAARHLGNRDAEAAEFVALTVAYVDSGDFYKAIEIGEQALNITRKLANPQSIGHALGNLGIAHIELNHVEKAIAYHEESLAIFRKINDLRGQGNALGNLGKAYSHIQEYQKGLDCYKQALVIASQLGDRRMERGASSGIGWASLAMGDPHTAQIHAEDALSIGRVLQDYSGEAEALGILGRVNVALGNPDEGVACFRQQFDAYQKSENGMGQVKALGNIAKTYSEMGISENAIVSWEKQYTIATQINYREGEAEALGNIAREYSIRGNHHMVIKYYEQALVIIREINDVDYECKILGYLGFAYRSVGNPEQAIEKYEQQLVILRKMQDFSEEGYALGDLGSAYYEAGNKEKGIHIMKQALEILEKRELPEASRAREILREWGG
- a CDS encoding 4Fe-4S binding protein, with the protein product MCEFCTQHGEGKKWYLTMENYSIELLNQDNRRKYAAEFLNGFHKRVPPSIQQLDKIRKTPLMKLAKPILTMNQKADHYGQVVPMEDVEKIFGMVQGAVRLPCVCRRVTTGNMNARYCYGLTLDKELYNTLDDSFSLETLTRDEALDSIRKLDKEGLVHSVWTFKTPFIGGLCNCDQDCMAYRITHARKDYPVLFRAEWVAEVSVDACNGCRLCMRQCQYGAIRYSSNNKKVTIDPTACYGCGACRASCNKDAITLSPRESVRGAAGVW